The following coding sequences are from one Culex quinquefasciatus strain JHB chromosome 1, VPISU_Cqui_1.0_pri_paternal, whole genome shotgun sequence window:
- the LOC119770128 gene encoding uncharacterized protein LOC119770128 codes for MPTGQVLLYSGLRSENAQRANRPINERIIVARFRTRVRNLTFVQVYAPTDAADLQEKEEFYSQLSGVVNEIPKGDIRIYAGDFNAKIGSDNTDLERIMGPHGLGEMSENGELFTEFCGNQDMVIGGSLFPHRSVHKVTRVSRDGRTENQIDHICISRQGFCRRAQARALEIPDSTVEEEWQFIKDAFAVTGENTLGMLRTQRKEWISDATWDKIEERKQAKAAIVSARTRATKARTRQTYAELEKAVKRSCRGDKRAWTDSLADEGEKAANNGDMRLLYDISRRLCGARTNTRIPVKDRSGQLITDPADQLKRWFEHFEQLLQSRIHVQALSTIRKMLGGSTR; via the exons ATGCCTACCGGGCAGGTTCTGCTGTACTCTGGCTTACGAAGCGAAAACGCTCAACGTGCCAACCGG CCAATAAACGAGCGGATAATCGTGGCTAGATTCAGGACGCGGGTCAGAAACCTGACTTTCGTTCAAGTTTATGCGCCGACGGATGCTGCCGACTTGCAGGAAAAGGAGGAGTTTTACAGTCAACTGAGCGGAGTTGTCAACGAGATCCCGAAGGGTGACATCCGAATCTACGCAGGCGACTTCAACGCGAAGATAGGCTCTGACAACACAGACCTGGAGCGCATCATGGGGCCCCATGGTCTTGGAGAAATGAGCGAGAACGGTGAGCTGTTTACAGAGTTCTGTGGTAACCAAGACATGGTGATTGGGGGATCACTCTTTCCCCATCGCTCAGTGCACAAAGTCACGAGGGTGTCACGTGATGGAAGAACGGAGAATCAGATCGACCACATCTGCATCAgccg CCAGGGCTTTTGTCGGCGAGCTCAAGCCCGAGCCTTGGAGATTCCGGACAGCACTGTTGAAGAGGAGTGGCAGTTCATCAAGGACGCCTTCGCTGTTACCGGCGAGAATACTCTGGGGATGCTGCGAACTCAGAGGAAAGAGTGGATTTCGGATGCCACCTGGGATAAGATAGAGGAGAGGAAGCAGGCTAAGGCTGCCATTGTTAGCGCAAGGACGAGAGCGACGAAGGCACGTACCCGCCAAACGTACGCCGAACTGGAAAAGGCTGTTAAGCGCTCTTGCAGGGGGGACAAGAGAGCCTGGACGGATTCCCTTGCCGACGAGGGAGAGAAAGCTGCTAACAATGGCGACATGCGCCTCCTCTACGACATTTCGCGACGTTTGTGTGGTGCCAGGACGAATACGCGCATTCCGGTGAAAGACAGGAGCGGTCAGCTGATTACCGATCCAGCTGATCAGCTTAAACGATGGTTCGAGCATTTTGAGCAGCTGCTACAATCTCGCATCCACGTCCAAGCCCTCAGTACCATCCGCAAAATGTTAGGCGGATCAACCAGGTGA